One genomic segment of Ignavibacteriota bacterium includes these proteins:
- the rfbD gene encoding dTDP-4-dehydrorhamnose reductase, giving the protein MLKKRILLVGSNGMLGQSVVELLKIRNDVELFLASAEDNSFFPEINYSKLDISNKKEVKNLVMNFYPDFIINVAAYTNVDKCETEKELAWNINVNGVEYLAKYAVPSNAHLIHISTDYVFDGKEGPYSEVDLPNPISYYGRSKLAGENVIKRFDIKSTILRTNVLFGSTKFGRPDFVKWVFDSLTKNQKIKIVTDQINNPTFIDDLALAIVAICDSNKTGLFNIGGSELLNRFEFTKKIAEFFNLDFSLVEPIITKELNQPALRPLNSGLINLKAETELNYKPKPLNECFKIINQHWKNNLK; this is encoded by the coding sequence ATGTTAAAAAAGAGAATTTTATTAGTTGGTTCCAACGGAATGTTAGGACAAAGTGTTGTTGAATTATTAAAAATTCGGAATGATGTTGAATTATTTTTAGCTTCTGCAGAAGACAATTCGTTTTTTCCGGAAATAAATTATTCAAAGTTAGATATTTCAAATAAAAAAGAAGTTAAAAATTTAGTAATGAATTTTTATCCTGATTTTATTATAAATGTTGCTGCATATACTAATGTTGATAAATGCGAAACTGAAAAAGAACTTGCATGGAATATTAACGTAAACGGGGTTGAATATTTGGCAAAATATGCAGTTCCAAGTAATGCACATTTAATTCATATTTCAACTGATTATGTGTTTGATGGAAAAGAAGGACCGTACTCTGAAGTTGATTTGCCAAACCCAATCAGTTATTACGGAAGAAGCAAATTAGCCGGCGAAAATGTGATAAAAAGATTCGATATAAAAAGTACAATTTTGCGGACAAATGTTTTATTCGGGTCAACAAAATTTGGAAGACCTGATTTTGTAAAATGGGTTTTTGATTCGCTTACAAAAAATCAGAAAATTAAAATTGTTACCGATCAAATTAATAATCCAACTTTTATTGATGACTTAGCTTTGGCAATTGTTGCAATTTGTGATTCTAATAAAACCGGATTATTCAATATCGGCGGTAGTGAACTTCTAAATCGTTTTGAATTTACAAAAAAAATTGCCGAATTTTTTAATTTAGATTTTTCACTTGTAGAACCAATTATAACAAAGGAATTAAATCAGCCAGCATTGCGACCTCTAAATTCCGGATTAATAAATTTGAAAGCTGAAACGGAATTGAATTATAAACCTAAACCGCTGAATGAATGTTTTAAAATTATCAATCAACATTGGAAAAATAATTTAAAGTAA
- a CDS encoding HAD-IIA family hydrolase — MNFVEKYDGFIFDLDGTIYLEDKIIPNAVKVINKLKSLNKKIVFISNKTTGSIEDYYSFLFSHGFKINKNQFLTATVITKKYLANKYYGKKFFAIAEKKFIMEIESAGLEYCENANKIDLIIVTLDRTLNYQKLEIAGKALDNGAKFFAANIDNTCPINGGEILDAGSTISALEKRTNKKLQKHFGKPSRYMFNEIMNLINLHPQKCLIIGDRLETDIAMGNKFGVDTALVQTGVSKDIVHLSKNHPTYTINSINNLL, encoded by the coding sequence ATGAATTTCGTTGAAAAATATGATGGATTTATTTTTGATCTTGATGGAACAATTTATCTTGAAGACAAAATTATTCCAAATGCCGTAAAAGTTATAAATAAATTAAAATCATTAAATAAAAAAATAGTTTTCATTTCTAATAAAACTACCGGAAGTATTGAGGATTATTATAGTTTTCTTTTTTCACATGGATTTAAAATTAATAAGAATCAATTTTTAACTGCAACAGTAATAACGAAAAAATACTTAGCAAATAAATATTACGGTAAAAAGTTTTTTGCAATTGCCGAAAAAAAATTCATAATGGAAATTGAATCTGCTGGGTTGGAGTATTGTGAAAATGCTAATAAAATTGATTTGATTATTGTAACATTAGATAGAACTCTAAATTATCAAAAACTGGAAATTGCGGGAAAAGCCTTAGATAATGGGGCAAAATTTTTTGCGGCAAATATTGATAATACATGTCCAATTAATGGCGGTGAAATTTTAGATGCCGGTTCAACAATTTCCGCATTAGAAAAAAGAACAAATAAAAAATTGCAGAAACATTTTGGAAAACCATCAAGATACATGTTCAATGAAATTATGAATTTGATAAATTTACATCCGCAAAAATGTTTAATTATTGGTGACAGATTAGAGACCGATATTGCAATGGGCAATAAATTTGGTGTTGATACTGCATTAGTTCAAACCGGAGTTTCAAAAGATATAGTTCATCTTTCAAAAAATCATCCAACATATACGATCAATTCTATAAATAATTTACTTTAG
- a CDS encoding DUF134 domain-containing protein — protein sequence MPRPKKNRCISCNPTANYYKPQGIPLKFLDEIILERDEFEAINLADLENLSQEEAADKMKISRATFGRIIKSARNKIAECIINGKAIKINN from the coding sequence ATGCCGAGACCAAAAAAAAATAGATGTATAAGCTGTAATCCAACAGCAAATTATTATAAGCCGCAAGGAATTCCGTTAAAATTTTTAGACGAAATAATTTTAGAACGTGATGAATTTGAAGCAATAAATTTAGCTGATTTAGAAAATCTCTCTCAGGAAGAAGCTGCGGATAAAATGAAAATTTCTAGAGCAACATTTGGAAGAATTATAAAAAGTGCACGAAATAAAATTGCCGAATGTATAATAAACGGTAAGGCAATTAAAATTAATAATTAA
- a CDS encoding autotransporter domain-containing protein → MVLKNIFFLLFVTSNIFCQFQSNLHTSGPSLGFSFLGSTVQLGINHEYGIDLDNTENSKIGKLGIGGIFRSWSYSEIFPEVEWNYTNILFGFQTNYHFKLKNERFDPWAGLIIAYDFNDVNKQILVENANVSEVDKGGLWFGAQAGMRYWLNTKMAFNIRIGFGTLSYSALDLGIDYSFR, encoded by the coding sequence ATGGTGTTAAAAAACATATTTTTTTTACTTTTTGTAACTTCAAATATTTTTTGTCAATTTCAATCTAATTTGCACACATCGGGACCATCATTAGGATTTTCATTTCTTGGTTCCACAGTTCAATTAGGGATTAACCATGAATACGGAATTGATCTTGATAACACAGAAAATTCCAAAATAGGAAAATTAGGTATTGGCGGAATTTTTAGATCATGGAGTTATTCTGAAATTTTTCCGGAAGTTGAATGGAATTACACAAATATTTTATTTGGATTTCAGACCAATTACCATTTTAAATTAAAAAATGAAAGATTTGATCCTTGGGCGGGATTAATTATTGCTTATGATTTTAATGATGTTAACAAACAAATATTGGTCGAAAACGCGAATGTTAGTGAAGTTGATAAAGGTGGATTATGGTTTGGAGCGCAAGCCGGAATGAGATATTGGTTGAACACTAAAATGGCATTTAACATAAGAATAGGTTTCGGAACTTTGAGTTATAGTGCTTTAGATTTAGGAATTGATTATTCATTTCGCTAA
- a CDS encoding helix-turn-helix domain-containing protein — protein sequence MKNYLNYKPENLQLQNIAKIKTIKSNVSIHSFKDYYTNIADFLTKNERTFLNQIILIKDGYGDLWIDIHKYKVVKQSVFIYRQDQLQRLENINNIEGTVLIFPTQLLYKCGRENELIQNLNEYNTFFQNPKIKLNNDEFNSICEIIEKIKYESFKVYDQIQESIIESTIRILLLKLIQMNSNEVKYPFMLNVDNNVFIKFKNLLDKYFSQEKSVLFYAMKLFVTPNKLNQIVKKNISKTAKQMIEERILLETKRHLIHSNFSIKEIGYLVGFNDPTNFNKFFKKNTKQTPVEYRESSI from the coding sequence TTGAAAAATTATTTGAATTATAAACCCGAGAATCTACAATTGCAGAATATTGCTAAGATTAAAACAATAAAATCTAACGTTTCTATACATTCATTCAAAGATTACTATACAAATATTGCTGACTTTCTAACAAAAAATGAAAGAACATTTCTAAATCAAATTATTTTAATTAAAGATGGTTATGGGGATTTATGGATAGACATTCATAAGTATAAAGTTGTAAAACAATCTGTTTTTATTTATAGGCAAGACCAATTACAAAGATTGGAAAATATAAATAATATTGAGGGAACAGTTCTAATTTTTCCAACACAACTTCTTTATAAATGCGGAAGAGAAAATGAATTAATTCAGAATTTAAATGAATATAATACTTTTTTCCAAAATCCAAAAATTAAACTTAATAATGATGAATTTAATTCAATATGCGAAATCATTGAAAAAATAAAATATGAGAGCTTTAAGGTTTATGATCAAATACAAGAATCAATAATTGAAAGTACGATTAGAATTTTACTTTTAAAATTAATACAGATGAATTCTAATGAAGTGAAATATCCTTTTATGTTAAATGTTGATAATAATGTTTTTATCAAATTTAAAAATTTGCTTGATAAGTATTTCAGCCAAGAAAAAAGTGTTTTATTCTATGCGATGAAATTATTTGTAACTCCAAATAAACTAAATCAAATTGTTAAGAAAAATATTTCAAAAACCGCAAAACAAATGATTGAAGAAAGAATTTTACTTGAAACTAAAAGGCATCTCATTCATTCAAACTTTTCAATAAAAGAAATTGGGTACTTAGTTGGATTTAATGATCCTACAAATTTCAATAAATTTTTCAAAAAAAATACTAAGCAAACACCCGTTGAATATAGAGAATCTAGTATATAA
- a CDS encoding response regulator transcription factor, whose protein sequence is MNILIADDHAIVRKGLKQIVSSLPQINLIDEVENGKQVIDKFEIGKYQLLILDLSMPNLTGLDTLKILINKDPEIKVLILSIYPEEQYAIKAYKYGAFGYINKNAAPTELKKAVEQILNGKKYLSNSLASQMLNLKDFEKPIQERLSKREYQIMIMSAEGISAKDIADKLSLSPKTVSTYRARILEKMNFENFVQMMHYLNVNKL, encoded by the coding sequence ATGAATATACTTATTGCTGATGATCATGCAATTGTAAGAAAAGGCTTAAAACAAATTGTTTCATCACTTCCGCAAATTAATCTTATTGATGAAGTTGAAAACGGTAAACAGGTTATTGATAAATTTGAAATTGGCAAATATCAATTATTGATTTTGGATTTATCAATGCCAAACTTAACCGGATTGGATACATTAAAAATATTAATAAATAAAGACCCGGAAATTAAAGTATTAATTCTAAGTATTTATCCGGAAGAACAATATGCAATTAAAGCTTATAAATACGGCGCTTTTGGATATATAAATAAAAATGCCGCCCCAACAGAACTCAAAAAAGCAGTGGAACAAATTTTAAATGGTAAAAAATATTTAAGCAATTCTTTAGCATCACAAATGTTGAATTTAAAAGATTTTGAAAAGCCAATTCAGGAAAGATTATCTAAAAGAGAATATCAAATAATGATAATGAGCGCCGAAGGGATTTCCGCAAAAGATATTGCAGATAAATTATCGCTTAGTCCAAAAACAGTAAGCACATACAGAGCCAGAATTTTAGAAAAAATGAATTTTGAAAACTTTGTTCAAATGATGCATTACCTCAATGTAAATAAATTGTAA
- a CDS encoding PAS domain S-box protein, which translates to MKENLNLFSKKELINKIIALEKQIKKIESNKSNSNENIDEPTELSKQNNFDIFNNSIHALYILDENGKFIDVNNAAEKMYGYSRNYFKGKTPNFISAPKKNNMKLVFENLKKALNGEPQQFDFWGMRKNGEIFPKIVTLNKINYLGKNVIVAYGIDITQRKKIEALLEKNEKYINSIFNFAPVGIGVASNGIISKVNHKFCQITGYDEIELLGKPLSKLFLKKNEFGRVSKFKFDTKEIEQSKTIETKFLRKEKKIIDVQLTSTLIDKNSLESGITFSIVDISETKLVNENIKESERKFRLLAENMQDVIWTIDLKGYFTYLSPSFKNVIKENPENIIGRHIKNFINQQDYQHIRKSIRTFTKTGKEYPNWEIEYIRINKNKIWIETKVSILRDDNKKPIGFLGISRNINDRKNAEFALKESQNKYVELSRLFVSMADNIVDMIWAKDLKGNFIFTNKSFCKNLLNAKNVKEPIGKNDMFFAKRERETHSQNQYWHTFGELCMDSDSIVLKTKKAGRFDEFGNVKGKFLFLDVYKAPLYNDKGAIIGTVGSARDVTKEKETERKLIESEQKFRSLFENMNEGVFYQKNDGTLSDINKSALNIFGINKRNFIGSNSEDTRWNVTDKHSKYLPPEKHPSVVALKTGKSIINYELILENLKTQQKIWLLVNAIPQFKYSEKKPYQVFVTMHDITENKKSEKLILEGKEKFKQLFDNMRNGVAIYEAIDGGNNFILDDLNKAGEDLSDLKKSNILHKKITTIFPAIKNYGILKIFKDVYKFGNSQYFPLKIYKNGKIERWFDLYIFKLPNNQIVAIFKDSSVEMKALEALKESEENLRAVLDVSPDIIVLVDNKGKLLESNEKLEKALGVERQNLIGFEILNKFDKEVRDIRFDVFKKVLRTKTKYIYKDKSHKKIWENTIIPILDEKNRVNRFAVYASDITDKELFETKLKETNDTLRNLSKHITNIREEERKNIAREIHDNLSQILTAINMDVSWIKNLLPDNLADIKERFNPLLKLIDNSILTVQKISSELRPGILDDLGLVNAIEWQSNEISRKTNLFIKLDLPENEIELPEDKRIAVFRVFQESMSNIIRHSKAKNLKISLKQKSENIFLEIIDDGVGIEQTKLHDNKSFGIIGMRERILAIDGKIKFLRNTKGGTTVKINIPLAEE; encoded by the coding sequence ATGAAAGAAAATTTAAATTTATTTTCTAAAAAAGAATTGATCAATAAGATTATTGCTTTGGAAAAACAAATCAAAAAAATAGAAAGCAATAAAAGTAATTCGAATGAAAATATTGATGAACCTACAGAATTAAGCAAACAAAACAACTTTGATATTTTTAATAATTCAATTCACGCATTATACATTTTGGATGAAAATGGAAAATTTATTGATGTAAATAATGCTGCTGAAAAAATGTACGGCTATTCAAGAAATTATTTTAAAGGAAAAACTCCAAATTTTATTTCTGCACCTAAAAAGAATAATATGAAATTGGTTTTTGAAAACTTAAAAAAAGCTCTTAACGGTGAACCGCAGCAATTTGATTTTTGGGGAATGAGAAAAAATGGCGAAATTTTTCCCAAAATTGTAACACTTAACAAAATTAATTATTTGGGGAAAAATGTTATTGTGGCTTATGGAATTGATATTACACAAAGAAAAAAAATTGAAGCACTTTTAGAAAAAAATGAAAAATATATTAATAGCATTTTCAATTTTGCTCCCGTGGGTATTGGAGTTGCGTCAAATGGAATTATTTCAAAAGTAAATCATAAATTTTGTCAAATTACCGGTTATGATGAAATTGAATTGCTTGGGAAACCTTTATCCAAACTTTTTCTTAAAAAAAATGAATTTGGTCGTGTCAGTAAATTTAAATTTGATACAAAAGAAATAGAACAAAGTAAAACAATTGAAACTAAATTCTTGCGCAAAGAAAAAAAAATTATAGATGTTCAGCTTACATCTACATTAATTGATAAAAATAGTCTCGAAAGCGGAATTACCTTCTCAATAGTTGACATTTCCGAAACGAAATTAGTTAATGAAAATATCAAAGAAAGCGAAAGAAAGTTTAGATTATTAGCTGAAAATATGCAGGATGTTATTTGGACTATTGATTTAAAAGGTTACTTCACTTATTTAAGTCCATCTTTTAAAAATGTAATTAAAGAAAATCCAGAAAATATAATTGGTCGTCATATAAAAAATTTTATTAATCAACAAGACTATCAGCATATTAGAAAAAGTATAAGAACATTTACTAAAACCGGCAAGGAATATCCGAATTGGGAAATTGAATATATAAGAATAAATAAAAACAAAATTTGGATTGAAACAAAAGTTTCAATTCTTCGGGATGATAATAAAAAACCAATTGGCTTTTTAGGAATTTCAAGAAATATAAATGATAGAAAAAATGCTGAGTTTGCACTTAAGGAAAGTCAAAATAAATATGTAGAACTTTCAAGATTATTTGTAAGTATGGCAGATAATATTGTAGATATGATTTGGGCAAAAGACTTAAAAGGAAATTTTATTTTTACAAATAAATCTTTCTGTAAAAATCTTTTAAACGCAAAAAATGTAAAAGAGCCAATCGGAAAAAACGATATGTTTTTTGCAAAACGAGAACGAGAAACACATTCCCAAAATCAATATTGGCATACGTTTGGTGAACTTTGTATGGATTCTGACTCAATAGTTTTAAAAACAAAAAAAGCAGGAAGATTTGATGAATTTGGAAATGTAAAAGGTAAATTTCTATTTCTGGATGTTTACAAAGCTCCGTTATATAATGATAAAGGCGCAATAATTGGTACGGTTGGAAGTGCAAGAGATGTAACTAAAGAAAAAGAAACAGAAAGAAAATTAATTGAAAGTGAACAAAAATTTAGATCCTTATTTGAAAATATGAACGAGGGTGTATTTTATCAAAAAAATGATGGAACTTTATCAGATATTAACAAATCTGCTTTAAATATTTTTGGAATCAACAAAAGAAACTTTATCGGCTCGAACTCAGAAGATACAAGATGGAATGTAACCGACAAACATTCCAAATACTTGCCGCCTGAAAAACATCCTTCGGTGGTTGCATTAAAAACCGGAAAAAGTATTATTAATTATGAACTAATTCTTGAAAATTTAAAAACTCAACAAAAAATATGGTTATTAGTAAATGCTATTCCTCAATTTAAATATTCTGAAAAAAAACCCTATCAAGTTTTTGTAACAATGCATGATATAACTGAAAATAAAAAATCAGAAAAATTAATTTTGGAAGGAAAAGAAAAATTCAAACAGTTATTTGATAATATGCGCAATGGCGTTGCCATTTATGAAGCAATTGATGGAGGTAATAATTTTATTCTTGACGACTTAAACAAAGCCGGCGAAGATTTAAGTGATTTAAAGAAATCTAATATCTTGCATAAAAAAATTACAACTATTTTTCCAGCTATAAAAAATTATGGGATTCTGAAAATTTTTAAAGATGTTTACAAATTTGGTAATTCCCAATATTTTCCGCTAAAAATTTATAAAAATGGAAAAATAGAAAGGTGGTTTGACCTTTATATTTTTAAATTGCCTAATAATCAAATTGTTGCAATTTTCAAAGATTCCAGCGTTGAAATGAAAGCTTTGGAAGCATTAAAAGAAAGTGAAGAAAATCTGCGAGCTGTTTTAGATGTATCTCCGGATATTATTGTTCTTGTAGATAATAAAGGAAAATTACTTGAATCAAATGAAAAATTAGAAAAAGCTCTTGGTGTGGAAAGACAAAACTTAATAGGTTTTGAAATTCTTAATAAATTTGATAAGGAAGTTAGAGATATTAGATTTGATGTTTTTAAAAAAGTATTAAGGACTAAAACAAAATATATATACAAAGATAAATCACATAAAAAAATTTGGGAGAATACAATTATCCCAATTTTAGATGAGAAAAATCGTGTTAACCGTTTTGCAGTTTATGCCTCTGATATTACCGATAAAGAATTATTTGAAACAAAATTAAAAGAAACAAATGATACGCTTAGAAATTTATCTAAACACATTACAAATATTAGAGAAGAAGAAAGAAAAAATATTGCCAGAGAAATTCATGATAATTTAAGCCAAATTTTAACCGCAATAAATATGGATGTATCTTGGATTAAAAATTTATTGCCGGATAATCTTGCTGATATTAAAGAACGATTTAATCCGCTGCTTAAATTAATTGATAACTCAATTTTAACTGTACAAAAAATTAGTTCGGAACTAAGACCCGGAATTTTGGATGATCTGGGATTAGTAAATGCAATTGAGTGGCAATCAAATGAAATAAGCAGAAAAACTAATTTATTTATAAAACTAGATTTACCCGAAAATGAAATTGAATTGCCGGAAGACAAGCGAATAGCGGTCTTTAGAGTTTTCCAAGAATCAATGTCAAATATAATTCGACATTCAAAAGCTAAAAATTTAAAAATATCGTTAAAGCAAAAATCAGAAAATATTTTCTTGGAAATTATTGATGACGGCGTTGGAATTGAGCAGACTAAGCTTCATGATAATAAATCTTTTGGTATTATCGGCATGAGGGAAAGAATTCTAGCAATTGACGGGAAGATTAAATTTTTAAGAAATACAAAAGGCGGAACAACTGTTAAAATTAATATTCCACTTGCAGAGGAATAA
- a CDS encoding efflux RND transporter periplasmic adaptor subunit produces MKNKKRILIISVVIVVLALLFLPKFLFTEKNKMSLNQTGNKKDVLIADLKVIKPELLQSKIFTNGTLIGNEEVLLRSESSGKVTSILFEEGNKVSKGELLLKINDAELQATLKKNILKVEFSEEKEFRAKQLLEKQLTSQQEYDIVLNELNSLKADIEFTNAQIAKTEIRAPFDGIVGLRSVSIGSYITPQIQVATIQSINPIKVDFAVPQKYYSEIKIGKSIEFAIPNVEKIFSGKIYAVEPKIDQTTRTILVRGIVPNNNGILLPGAYVEINIVLENITNAMLVPTDALIPDIEGEKVFLFKNGKAIPRKVSTGIRTEENIQIVNGIEMGDTVIISGIIQLRPEMEIKIKSVK; encoded by the coding sequence ATGAAAAATAAGAAACGGATTTTAATTATTTCTGTTGTAATAGTTGTTTTAGCACTTTTGTTTTTACCGAAATTTCTATTTACAGAAAAAAATAAAATGAGTTTAAATCAAACTGGGAATAAGAAAGATGTGCTAATTGCCGACCTTAAAGTAATCAAACCGGAATTGCTTCAAAGCAAGATTTTTACAAATGGAACTTTAATTGGGAATGAGGAAGTTTTATTAAGAAGCGAGTCATCCGGTAAAGTTACTTCAATACTTTTTGAAGAAGGGAATAAAGTTAGTAAAGGTGAATTGCTGCTTAAAATTAATGATGCTGAACTTCAGGCAACTTTAAAGAAAAATATTTTAAAAGTTGAATTTTCTGAAGAAAAAGAATTTCGTGCAAAACAATTGCTTGAAAAACAACTTACAAGTCAGCAGGAATATGATATTGTTCTGAACGAATTAAATTCTCTAAAAGCAGATATTGAATTTACTAATGCGCAGATTGCTAAAACAGAAATCCGTGCGCCGTTTGATGGAATTGTCGGGTTACGTTCGGTAAGTATCGGAAGTTATATTACGCCGCAAATACAAGTTGCAACAATACAAAGTATAAATCCGATTAAAGTTGATTTTGCAGTTCCGCAAAAATATTATAGTGAAATTAAAATTGGAAAAAGTATTGAATTTGCAATTCCCAATGTGGAAAAAATATTTTCTGGAAAAATTTATGCCGTTGAACCCAAAATTGATCAAACTACGCGAACAATATTAGTTAGAGGAATCGTACCAAATAATAATGGAATTCTTCTGCCCGGAGCGTATGTAGAAATAAATATCGTTTTAGAAAATATAACTAACGCAATGTTAGTTCCAACTGATGCTTTGATTCCGGATATTGAAGGTGAGAAAGTATTTTTGTTCAAAAATGGAAAAGCTATTCCACGTAAAGTTTCAACTGGAATTAGGACCGAAGAAAATATTCAAATTGTAAATGGAATTGAAATGGGGGATACTGTTATTATTTCTGGCATTATTCAACTTAGACCGGAAATGGAAATAAAAATCAAATCGGTAAAATAA